A genomic region of Verrucomicrobiia bacterium contains the following coding sequences:
- a CDS encoding glycoside hydrolase family 3 N-terminal domain-containing protein translates to MNQLRSPARPLPRSSTRPDTAPLYKRSDQPTPKRVRDLLSRMSLEEKAAQMMCVWQEKAAKLVDAQGNFDPQKAKSSFKKGHGIGQVGRPSDAGSAPATPADGKTARGMAELTNAIQKFFIEQSRLGIPVIFHEECLHGHAAKHGTSFPQPIGLGATFNPSLIEALYTMTARETRLRGAHQALTPVVDVARDARWGRVEETYGEDPYLVTQLGMAAVRGFQGDASFKDKSRLIATLKHFVAHGQPESGMNCAPANVSSRVLRETFLEPFRQCIQRAGAMSVMASYNEVDGVPSHASEWLLRDVLRKEWGFKGFVVSDYYAIWELGYRPDTHGHFVAADKAQSCALAVKAGVNIELPEPDCYLHLVGLVRKGVLKEKELDDLIAPMLEAKFRLGLFDDPYVDPDEADRVVGCDEHRKLARQAAVETITLLKNENDLAPLDPSRFKTIAVIGPNANRSLLGGYSGVPKHNVTVLDGITAKVGSRAKVLYCEGCKITVGGSWQQDDVTFSDPDEDRRQIAEAVRVAKRADVVVLAIGENEQTSREAWSLKHMGDRAALELIGRQMDLVDALVATGKPVIALLFNGRPLAIAELSAKVPTLFECWYLGQECGHAVADVLFGDANPAGKLPISFPRSAGHLPVFYNHKPSARRGYLADDVSALYPFGFGLSYTRFEISNVRLEKKRIRPDQSTRVVAEVTNTGKRAGAEVVQLYIRDRVSSVTRPVKELKGFKKVELQPGETQTVALDIAPDSLAFYNVGMKYVVEPGEFEIMVGNSSRDADLQPVVLTVLP, encoded by the coding sequence ATGAACCAATTGCGGTCCCCCGCCCGTCCCCTTCCCCGATCCAGCACCCGACCCGATACCGCTCCGCTGTATAAGCGCTCGGATCAACCCACTCCCAAACGGGTTCGCGATCTTCTGTCACGGATGTCGCTCGAGGAGAAAGCAGCCCAGATGATGTGCGTGTGGCAGGAGAAGGCGGCCAAACTGGTGGACGCGCAGGGAAACTTCGATCCGCAGAAGGCGAAGAGTTCATTTAAGAAGGGCCATGGAATTGGACAGGTTGGAAGACCCAGTGACGCGGGCAGCGCCCCGGCCACTCCCGCGGATGGCAAAACTGCCCGCGGAATGGCGGAACTGACAAACGCCATCCAAAAATTTTTCATCGAGCAGAGCCGCCTCGGCATCCCTGTGATCTTTCATGAGGAATGCCTGCACGGGCATGCCGCCAAGCATGGCACGAGCTTTCCTCAGCCAATTGGGCTCGGCGCCACCTTCAATCCTTCGCTGATTGAAGCACTCTACACAATGACCGCCCGCGAAACCCGGCTTCGAGGCGCGCATCAGGCTTTGACGCCCGTCGTGGACGTCGCGCGCGATGCCAGATGGGGTCGCGTCGAGGAAACGTACGGCGAAGATCCCTATCTCGTCACCCAACTGGGGATGGCTGCCGTGCGCGGCTTTCAGGGCGACGCCTCATTCAAGGACAAGAGCCGATTGATCGCGACGCTGAAACATTTCGTCGCACACGGCCAGCCCGAATCCGGAATGAACTGCGCACCGGCGAATGTCTCATCCCGCGTCCTGCGCGAGACATTTCTCGAGCCGTTCCGCCAATGCATCCAGCGGGCCGGCGCCATGAGCGTGATGGCCAGCTACAATGAAGTCGACGGCGTTCCGTCCCACGCCAGCGAATGGCTCCTGCGTGATGTCTTGCGCAAGGAATGGGGATTCAAAGGCTTCGTCGTCTCTGATTATTACGCGATTTGGGAACTGGGATACCGCCCCGACACGCATGGCCACTTCGTCGCTGCAGACAAGGCACAATCCTGCGCGCTGGCCGTGAAGGCGGGTGTGAACATCGAACTCCCCGAACCTGACTGTTACCTGCATTTGGTGGGCCTGGTTCGCAAAGGCGTGTTGAAGGAAAAGGAACTCGACGACCTGATCGCTCCCATGCTGGAAGCAAAGTTCCGGCTGGGCTTGTTCGATGATCCTTATGTCGATCCTGATGAAGCGGATCGCGTCGTCGGTTGCGACGAGCATCGAAAACTCGCCCGCCAGGCTGCGGTGGAAACGATCACCCTGTTGAAGAACGAAAACGATCTCGCTCCGCTGGATCCATCGCGATTCAAAACGATCGCGGTGATCGGGCCCAACGCAAATCGTTCGCTCCTCGGCGGCTACAGCGGAGTTCCTAAACACAATGTCACCGTGCTCGATGGGATCACTGCCAAAGTCGGCAGCCGCGCGAAGGTGCTGTATTGCGAGGGCTGCAAAATAACCGTGGGCGGTTCGTGGCAGCAGGATGATGTCACGTTCAGTGATCCCGATGAGGACCGCAGGCAGATCGCTGAAGCCGTCCGAGTCGCGAAGCGCGCCGACGTCGTAGTTCTCGCGATTGGCGAGAACGAGCAGACATCCCGCGAAGCGTGGAGCCTCAAGCACATGGGCGATCGGGCTGCCCTGGAATTAATCGGACGCCAGATGGATCTTGTGGACGCGCTGGTTGCCACGGGAAAGCCTGTGATTGCGCTGCTGTTCAATGGCCGTCCGCTGGCAATTGCCGAGCTCAGCGCAAAAGTGCCCACGCTGTTTGAATGCTGGTACCTGGGACAGGAATGCGGCCATGCAGTCGCAGACGTGTTGTTCGGCGACGCCAACCCTGCTGGAAAATTGCCCATTAGTTTTCCGCGTTCTGCAGGTCATCTGCCCGTTTTTTATAATCACAAACCTTCGGCGCGCCGCGGCTACCTTGCCGATGACGTCTCCGCATTGTATCCGTTCGGGTTTGGATTGAGTTACACCCGTTTCGAAATCAGTAACGTGCGCCTGGAAAAGAAACGCATCCGGCCGGACCAATCAACACGTGTCGTCGCGGAGGTCACGAACACCGGCAAACGAGCGGGAGCTGAAGTGGTGCAACTCTACATTCGCGACCGCGTCAGTTCTGTCACACGGCCGGTCAAGGAACTCAAAGGATTCAAGAAAGTCGAGCTGCAGCCTGGGGAGACCCAAACGGTCGCGCTCGACATCGCGCCCGATTCGCTGGCGTTTTACAATGTCGGCATGAAATACGTGGTGGAACCGGGCGAGTTCGAGATCATGGTCGGAAACTCATCGCGCGACGCCGACCTGCAGCCGGTGGTCCTGACGGTCCTGCCCTGA
- a CDS encoding Calx-beta domain-containing protein codes for MKLKHHLQAALLLTAGSLTTLAADVEGYLVVKGQQFKQQSAGAPSSLPADLPYHFFATVSPADTGAITAARITLPNQQVRSLTNADDSFELQQSFSSKQQLDAAFRPGTYTLAIVTASSGTNTSAVRLLRDAYPPTPRVPNWTDLQSIEPGFPVTVTWDPITNATPQDAIMLEISDPATGDVVFSTPDVLDPSVLAGTNASCVVPSLAPNHTYEGRLIFVRGVDSNTNNPAVPNIAGFYSETVFPLATLAQPNVAAGRVQFTASNVNVAENAGSALLSITRNGSEGAISLNVASANGTALNGADYTAASVALTLQPGVTQTNVLIPVLDDFLLEGSETFTVALSSLSGGALLGNRSNAVVTILDNENRANGTFQFSRPSFTGLEKGKPLAVSVRRIGGTTGTATVNFYTLNGTATGGLDYNATNGTLTFGPKVVAQNILLSMRDDFIDEADETLSVVLDQPSTGAALGTPAVAGVTIKDDDLGGTIQLAGPAVTVNENTNLLLFTVKRIGGTASNVTVQFATANGTATAGSDYAATSGILAFNQGETAKTIPVTLLGDFQAEANETFSLRIFNPSGGAKLGGITNTTCTIADDENSVSIGNATYTVTEGGPALVVTVTRSGALGSAVSVNYATFNGTATAGSDFTATSGTLQFPAKTATRTITVPILNDTIVEGAENFEVRLSTPGGGVQIGSTSTTVVTINDNDTAGSFKFSASSYTGKEGAKANVIVQRVGGTSSGVTVQFTTSNGSAATGDYVNASQTLTFAANEASKTVQITLNSDSTTEGTETVNLSLSNPTGSATLGTPSTATLSISNVAPAGGGGGGGGGGGAVTLTAPGMKANASLGGAFTAAHVHGALVANILTITGFDTGLKTRTITITLSVPPGTTGTVPMNSGGSFFGFANTAINTSTFCSTTKTFNSVSPSTGTMNIVEWDTVNKRFKATFSFTARGVDSGTTCPGQTPGGGAVPTERPSITAGQVWVNYL; via the coding sequence ATGAAGCTCAAACACCACCTGCAGGCAGCCTTGCTGCTCACTGCGGGCTCGTTGACTACACTCGCCGCTGACGTTGAGGGTTATCTCGTCGTCAAAGGACAACAATTCAAACAGCAATCTGCCGGCGCGCCCTCATCGCTGCCCGCGGACCTTCCCTATCATTTCTTCGCAACCGTTTCCCCTGCCGACACGGGCGCTATAACCGCGGCGCGCATCACCCTGCCCAACCAGCAGGTGCGCAGCCTGACGAATGCGGACGACTCGTTCGAACTTCAGCAATCCTTTTCCTCCAAGCAGCAACTCGACGCCGCCTTCCGGCCGGGGACATATACGCTGGCCATCGTTACCGCGAGCAGCGGCACCAACACGTCGGCTGTCCGTCTCCTCCGCGATGCCTATCCACCCACACCGCGCGTCCCAAACTGGACTGACCTTCAGTCCATCGAACCCGGATTCCCGGTCACAGTGACCTGGGATCCCATCACCAATGCGACGCCGCAGGATGCGATCATGCTGGAAATCTCAGACCCTGCCACGGGCGATGTCGTCTTCAGCACACCCGACGTTCTCGATCCTTCAGTGCTTGCAGGTACCAATGCGTCGTGTGTCGTGCCGTCCCTGGCGCCGAACCACACCTACGAAGGACGTTTGATCTTCGTGCGCGGTGTCGATTCCAACACGAACAATCCCGCCGTGCCCAACATCGCAGGATTCTATAGCGAAACAGTGTTTCCGCTCGCAACCCTGGCACAGCCCAATGTCGCAGCAGGACGCGTTCAATTCACTGCAAGCAACGTGAACGTCGCCGAAAATGCCGGAAGCGCGCTATTGTCGATCACGCGCAACGGATCAGAAGGCGCCATCTCGCTGAACGTCGCCTCGGCAAATGGAACAGCGTTGAACGGAGCTGACTACACCGCAGCAAGCGTGGCGCTCACGCTGCAGCCGGGCGTCACCCAGACAAACGTGCTCATCCCCGTGCTGGATGATTTTCTACTCGAAGGCAGTGAAACGTTTACTGTGGCGCTTTCATCCCTTTCAGGTGGCGCATTACTTGGAAATCGCAGCAACGCCGTTGTGACGATTCTCGACAATGAAAACCGCGCGAACGGCACTTTCCAGTTCAGCCGCCCCAGCTTCACGGGCCTCGAAAAAGGAAAACCCCTCGCCGTCAGCGTCCGCCGCATCGGCGGCACCACGGGCACCGCAACGGTCAACTTTTACACGTTGAACGGAACCGCAACGGGCGGCCTGGATTACAACGCAACCAACGGCACCCTCACCTTCGGCCCCAAAGTCGTGGCGCAGAATATTCTGCTGTCGATGCGCGACGACTTCATCGATGAAGCCGACGAAACCCTGTCAGTGGTTCTCGATCAACCCTCCACGGGCGCAGCGCTGGGCACGCCAGCGGTCGCGGGTGTGACCATCAAGGACGATGACCTCGGTGGCACAATCCAACTTGCCGGCCCTGCTGTCACGGTTAACGAAAACACGAACCTTCTCCTCTTCACGGTGAAGCGCATTGGGGGCACGGCATCCAACGTCACGGTGCAATTCGCCACGGCAAACGGCACCGCAACTGCGGGTTCCGATTACGCGGCGACGAGCGGAATCCTCGCGTTCAACCAGGGAGAGACAGCGAAAACGATTCCTGTCACCCTACTCGGCGATTTTCAAGCCGAGGCTAACGAGACGTTTAGCCTGCGCATCTTCAATCCTTCCGGCGGCGCCAAGCTCGGTGGCATCACGAACACCACCTGCACCATTGCCGACGACGAGAACAGCGTAAGCATCGGAAACGCAACGTACACGGTCACGGAAGGCGGCCCCGCGCTCGTTGTGACCGTCACGCGCTCCGGCGCGCTGGGTTCTGCGGTCTCTGTCAATTATGCGACCTTCAACGGAACCGCGACGGCAGGATCGGACTTCACGGCGACCAGCGGAACGCTGCAGTTCCCCGCAAAAACAGCCACACGGACGATCACGGTCCCGATCCTCAACGACACCATTGTTGAAGGCGCTGAAAACTTCGAAGTTCGGTTGTCCACCCCCGGCGGCGGCGTGCAGATCGGCAGCACGAGCACAACAGTGGTGACGATCAACGACAACGATACGGCGGGATCCTTCAAGTTCTCCGCTTCGTCCTATACCGGCAAGGAAGGCGCGAAGGCGAACGTCATCGTGCAGCGTGTCGGTGGAACCAGCAGCGGCGTCACGGTGCAGTTCACCACATCGAACGGCTCGGCCGCAACGGGCGATTACGTCAACGCCAGCCAGACATTGACCTTCGCTGCCAACGAAGCAAGCAAGACGGTTCAAATCACCCTGAACTCGGACAGCACGACCGAAGGCACCGAAACCGTGAACCTCTCTTTAAGCAATCCGACGGGAAGCGCGACGCTTGGCACCCCCAGCACAGCCACATTGAGCATCAGCAATGTCGCGCCTGCAGGCGGTGGCGGCGGGGGTGGGGGCGGCGGCGGCGCGGTAACTCTGACAGCCCCCGGCATGAAAGCCAACGCCTCCCTGGGCGGCGCCTTCACGGCCGCGCATGTGCATGGCGCGCTCGTGGCAAACATCCTCACCATCACCGGATTCGACACGGGCCTGAAGACACGCACCATCACGATCACGCTTTCGGTCCCGCCGGGAACCACGGGAACCGTTCCGATGAATTCTGGCGGCAGCTTCTTTGGGTTCGCCAACACCGCCATCAACACGTCCACGTTCTGCTCCACGACGAAAACGTTCAACAGCGTCTCACCGTCCACAGGAACGATGAACATTGTGGAGTGGGACACGGTCAACAAGCGCTTCAAAGCTACGTTCAGCTTTACAGCGCGAGGCGTTGATTCAGGAACAACCTGTCCCGGCCAAACGCCCGGCGGCGGCGCAGTCCCAACGGAACGGCCGTCGATTACAGCCGGCCAGGTCTGGGTAAATTACCTTTAA
- a CDS encoding MFS transporter: MNNPNQKLSFLEKAGYSGGDAAANFVFMTMVLFQLNFYTDVFGLKASHAAAILLWPRLWDAAFDPIMGLLADRTRTRWGRFRPWVLWTAIPWAVVMVLAYTTPKGWSMAAMLAYAAITNTLLMTLYSMNNMPYSALGGVMTADLNERTRLNSFRFISVNIAQFIVGGFTLPLVAKFAVGHDRQYGWRMTMTIWAAVCLVLFLITFLTTRERVQPVVETKASPKQDFTDLLRNVPWRIMFVMTLFHFAILSFRGGALYNYYHHYADKAAMFDFIEKLGLTAPALVEGAKSSGILGWLGYIVHGDRANLGNSNVADVFNSIVNMIGTATTITVILLSPPLSRRFGKKAIAVAGFALASLGTFAFYLLSPTNVTGMVLLTILIAIFYAPTIPLVWAIFADVADYSELQTGRRFTGTVFATIGFALKAGLALGSASFLWIMARLFNYETNLPTAPNAIAGFRFTSGIVVGILFAICTFLLMAYKLNKRATLDMAAELAERRKQAPPPGSSAPA, from the coding sequence ATGAATAATCCCAACCAGAAACTTTCGTTTCTCGAGAAAGCCGGATACAGCGGCGGAGATGCCGCGGCGAACTTCGTCTTCATGACGATGGTTCTGTTCCAGCTGAACTTCTACACGGACGTCTTTGGTCTAAAAGCCAGCCACGCCGCGGCCATCCTGTTGTGGCCGCGACTCTGGGACGCTGCGTTTGACCCGATCATGGGACTTTTGGCCGATCGGACACGCACGCGGTGGGGCCGGTTCAGACCCTGGGTGCTTTGGACGGCGATTCCGTGGGCGGTCGTCATGGTGCTCGCATACACCACGCCGAAAGGCTGGAGCATGGCTGCCATGCTTGCGTACGCGGCAATCACAAACACGCTGCTGATGACGCTCTATTCGATGAACAACATGCCTTACTCGGCATTGGGCGGAGTCATGACGGCGGATCTAAACGAGCGAACCAGGCTCAATTCGTTCCGCTTCATTTCCGTCAATATCGCGCAGTTCATTGTAGGCGGCTTCACCCTGCCCCTCGTTGCAAAGTTTGCTGTTGGACACGACCGCCAATACGGGTGGCGAATGACGATGACGATCTGGGCGGCAGTGTGCCTGGTCCTTTTCCTGATCACCTTTCTCACCACGCGCGAACGCGTGCAGCCGGTCGTTGAAACCAAGGCGTCACCCAAGCAGGATTTCACGGACCTGCTGCGCAATGTCCCCTGGCGGATCATGTTTGTGATGACGCTCTTCCATTTCGCCATCCTGTCGTTCCGCGGCGGCGCGCTCTATAATTATTACCACCATTATGCGGACAAGGCCGCGATGTTTGATTTCATCGAGAAACTTGGCCTCACCGCACCAGCGCTCGTCGAAGGTGCAAAGTCCAGCGGCATCCTGGGCTGGCTGGGTTACATCGTGCATGGCGACCGCGCAAACCTCGGCAACAGCAATGTTGCCGATGTGTTCAACAGCATCGTCAACATGATCGGCACGGCGACGACAATCACCGTGATCCTGCTGTCGCCTCCGCTCTCCCGCAGGTTCGGAAAAAAAGCGATAGCAGTCGCTGGATTCGCGCTCGCATCGCTCGGGACGTTTGCCTTCTACCTGCTGTCGCCGACAAATGTCACAGGAATGGTGTTGCTCACTATTTTGATCGCGATTTTTTACGCGCCCACAATTCCTCTCGTCTGGGCAATCTTCGCCGACGTTGCGGACTATTCCGAGTTGCAGACGGGCCGCCGATTCACAGGGACCGTATTTGCGACGATTGGTTTCGCCTTGAAGGCAGGGCTCGCGCTGGGATCGGCTTCGTTCCTGTGGATCATGGCGCGGCTGTTTAATTACGAAACGAATCTTCCAACGGCGCCCAATGCAATCGCCGGCTTTCGATTTACGAGCGGGATCGTTGTCGGAATTTTGTTCGCCATCTGCACCTTCCTTCTGATGGCTTACAAGCTGAACAAGCGCGCCACCCTGGACATGGCCGCAGAACTTGCCGAAAGACGCAAACAAGCGCCCCCGCCAGGTTCAAGTGCGCCTGCATAA